The genomic DNA CTGGCGCAGCTCGTGGGCGATGCCGGCATCGGTCAGCAGGCGGCGGGCCTGGGCCTCGTGGTCGCGCGGCACGAGGAGGCGCTGACCGAAGACGCCGATCGACCCCTCCATCAGGCTCATGTGACTGTCGGCCACGAGGACCGGGATCTCGGCCGCCTCGAGGACCGAGCGGGCGAACCCGATCAGCACGACGTCGTTGGCCCGGATCAGCTCGATCATCGCGGCGCGGCTCCGGAACAGGCGGGGATCGGCGGTTTCGTCGCGTGAGATCCGCGCTGGCGACACCCCATATCCGGCCGGCGACGATGTTGCGGCGCCGCGGGGCGCGTGCGAAGGGATCGCCCGCCCCCTGCGGGGCGACCGGTCTGGAGGTCACG from Methylobacterium oryzae includes the following:
- a CDS encoding DUF2007 domain-containing protein; amino-acid sequence: MIELIRANDVVLIGFARSVLEAAEIPVLVADSHMSLMEGSIGVFGQRLLVPRDHEAQARRLLTDAGIAHELRQP